One segment of Passer domesticus isolate bPasDom1 chromosome 24, bPasDom1.hap1, whole genome shotgun sequence DNA contains the following:
- the SERINC2 gene encoding serine incorporator 2, with protein MGACLGVCSLLSCVSCLCGSAPCLLCGCCPSAKNSTISRLLFTFFLFLGTLVSIIMIIPGVEKELHKLPGFCEGSGSVLGVQTNVDCSSFLGHKAVYRMGFAMAAFFFLFAVLMVCVRSSKDPRAALQNGFWFLKFLVLVGITVGAFYIPDGTFTSVWFYFGVVGSFLFILIQLVLLIDLAHSWSQRWLRNADQGSAKGWYAALCTVTFIFYAASIAAIVLLYVYYTKPQGCTEGKAFISINLILCLIVSVVSILPKIQEAQPHSGLLQASLITLYTIYVTWAALANVPSQRCNPTLLVRNSTGSATATEPLTTWWDAPSIVGLVIFILCTLFISLRSSDHPQVNKLMLTEESGAGAGAGAGAGPGGAEEGGLHRAYDNEQDGVSYSYTFFHLCLLLAALYIMMTLTNWYRPDESLQVLSSPWTAVWVKICSSWAGLLLYLWTLVAPLLLPDRDFS; from the exons ATGGGGGCCTGTCTCGGGgtctgctccctgctcagctgt GTGTCGTGTCTCTGTGGCTCTGCCCCGTgcctgctctgtggctgctgccccTCGGCCAAGAACTCCACCATCTCCCGCCTCCTCTTcaccttcttcctcttcctcggcACCCTGGTGTCCATCATCATGATAATCCCGGGCGTGGAGAAGGAGTTGCACAAG CTCCCCGGGTTCTGTGAAGGCAGTGGGTCGGTGCTGGGGGTCCAGACCAACGTGGACTGCAGCAGCTTCCTGGGCCACAAGGCCGTGTATCGCATGGGCTTCGCCATGGCcgccttcttcttcctctttgccGTGCTCATGGTGTGCGTGCGCAGCAGCAAGGACCCGCGAGCCGCCCTGCAGAACGG CTTCTGGTTCCTCAAGTTCCTGGTGCTGGTGGGGATCACGGTGGGAGCCTTCTACATTCCCGACGGCACCTTCACCTCAG TCTGGTTTTACTTTGGTGTGGTCGGCTCCTTCCTGTTCATCCTCATCCAGCTCGTGCTGCTCATCGACTTGGCGCACTCCTGGAGCCAGCGCTGGCTGCGCAACGCGGACCAGGGCAGCGCCAAGGGCTGGTATGCAG CCCTCTGCACCGTCACCTTCATCTTCTATGCCGCCTCCATCGCGGCCATCGTGCTGCTCTACGTCTACTACAccaagccccagggctgcacagaGGGCAAGGCCTTCATCAGCATCAACCTCATCCTCTGCCTCATCGTCTCAGTTGTGTCCATCCTGCCCAAGATCCAG gaggctcagCCACACtcggggctgctgcaggcatcTCTCATCACCCTCTACACCATCTACGTCACCTGGGCCGCCCTGGCCAACGTGCCGA GCCAGCGCTGTAACCCCACGCTGCTGGTGAGGAACAGCACTGGCTCAGCCACAGCCACCGAGCCACTGACGACCTGGTGGGACGCCCCGAGCATTGTGGGGCTGGTGATCTTCATCCTCTGCACCCTCTTCATCAG CCTCCGCTCCTCGGACCACCCGCAGGTGAACAAGCTGATGCTGACGGAggagagcggggccggggccggggccggggccggggccgggccgggcggggcggagGAGGGCGGGCTGCACCGCGCCTACGACAACGAGCAGGACGGCGTGTCCTACAGCTACACCTTCTTCCACCTCTGCCTCCTGCTCGCCGCTCTCTACATCATGATGACCCTCACCAACTGGTACAG GCCGGATGAGAGCTTGCAggtgctgagcagcccctggacGGCCGTGTGGGTGAAgatctgctccagctgggccgggctcctgctCTACCTCTGGACCTTGGTGgctccgctgctgctgccggacCGGGACTTCAGCTGA